Proteins from a genomic interval of Pseudomonas paeninsulae:
- a CDS encoding hemerythrin domain-containing protein, with protein MTIFEALRLSHQTQRELSTKLIDTSGDTSERQALFTLLKLELAAHSVAEERHFYIPLMQEDLGVDLSRHAIAEHHQMDEMVEELEDTDPSSPSWLVQAKKLAEKVHHHLQEEEQKFFQMAGKLLSDTQKEQLSGDYLSTYEVHKNAEA; from the coding sequence ATGACTATTTTTGAAGCCTTGCGCCTGAGCCACCAAACGCAGCGTGAGCTGTCGACAAAACTGATCGACACCAGTGGCGATACCTCAGAGCGCCAGGCGCTGTTTACTCTGCTGAAGTTGGAGTTGGCGGCGCACTCGGTTGCCGAGGAGCGGCACTTCTATATTCCACTGATGCAGGAGGATCTCGGCGTCGACCTCTCGCGCCATGCGATTGCCGAGCATCACCAGATGGACGAGATGGTGGAAGAACTCGAGGACACCGACCCCAGCAGCCCGAGCTGGTTGGTGCAAGCCAAGAAGCTGGCGGAAAAGGTGCACCACCATCTGCAGGAGGAGGAACAGAAGTTTTTCCAGATGGCCGGCAAGCTGCTCAGCGATACGCAGAAAGAGCAACTGTCCGGCGACTACCTCAGTACCTATGAAGTCCACAAGAACGCCGAGGCCTAA
- a CDS encoding DksA/TraR family C4-type zinc finger protein has product MASGWANDGAVQEQIDSSIEDAIARARSQLPTGESLTHCEECAASIPLARREAIKGVRLCVACQSELDKQQKAGGGYNRRGSKDSQLR; this is encoded by the coding sequence ATGGCTAGTGGTTGGGCAAATGACGGTGCGGTGCAAGAACAGATCGACAGCAGCATAGAGGACGCCATTGCTCGCGCCCGCAGCCAGTTGCCGACCGGCGAGAGCCTGACGCACTGTGAGGAATGCGCTGCGTCGATTCCTCTGGCGCGCCGCGAAGCGATCAAGGGCGTGCGCCTGTGCGTGGCCTGTCAGTCCGAACTGGATAAGCAGCAGAAGGCGGGCGGCGGTTATAACCGTCGCGGCAGCAAGGACAGCCAGCTGCGCTAA
- a CDS encoding endonuclease I family protein, whose product MPRLIALLCLLFAVSIHADAPHNFAAAKKIAWKLYADRPNTFYCGCAYQGKRVDLASCGYKVRKQQRRAQRLEWEHVVPAWVIGHQRQCWQHGGRKNCTRSDPVFKAAEADLHNLVPSIGEVNGDRSNYALGMLSDKPQQYGACPMVVNFKQKTAMPPEPARGASARIYLYMADHYKLRLSKLDRRTYEAWNRQYPISEWERWRNQKVGCVMGYGNPYIGAVDRDRCPARRHAGDPRRTSG is encoded by the coding sequence ATGCCGCGCCTGATCGCCCTGCTCTGCCTGCTGTTTGCCGTCTCCATCCACGCCGACGCCCCGCACAACTTCGCCGCTGCCAAGAAAATCGCCTGGAAGCTCTACGCCGACCGACCGAACACCTTCTATTGCGGCTGCGCCTACCAAGGCAAGCGCGTCGACCTGGCCAGTTGCGGCTATAAGGTGCGCAAGCAACAACGCCGCGCGCAGCGCCTGGAATGGGAGCACGTGGTGCCGGCCTGGGTGATCGGTCACCAGCGCCAGTGCTGGCAGCACGGCGGACGCAAGAACTGCACGCGCAGTGACCCGGTGTTCAAGGCCGCCGAAGCCGACCTGCACAACCTGGTGCCGAGCATCGGCGAAGTGAATGGCGACCGCTCCAACTACGCCCTCGGCATGCTCAGCGACAAACCGCAGCAGTACGGCGCCTGCCCCATGGTGGTCAACTTCAAGCAGAAAACCGCCATGCCACCCGAGCCGGCACGCGGCGCCTCGGCGCGCATCTACCTGTACATGGCCGACCACTACAAGCTGCGCCTGTCCAAGCTCGACCGGCGCACCTACGAAGCCTGGAACCGCCAGTACCCGATCAGCGAGTGGGAGCGCTGGCGCAACCAGAAAGTCGGCTGCGTCATGGGCTACGGCAACCCCTACATCGGCGCGGTCGACCGGGATCGCTGCCCAGCGCGACGCCACGCCGGCGACCCACGCCGCACCAGCGGCTGA
- a CDS encoding c-type cytochrome, whose amino-acid sequence MRVLTLVFFCCIASLAQANDEAMQRFTRLNADPVLREQAYAAGQERMLFCGNCHGENGNSKRPYIPNLAEQNPVYLFNAFEKFASGERKDFVMSKLAPTLTLEDRVNVAIYFGQQKLLAHSEPVDAALQQQGEVMFKTICTGCHGVHAEGRDNTPRLAGQPAEYLRKALTRFRDKDPSRAGSVMMSIAADFSDAQIGALAAYLQQLQP is encoded by the coding sequence ATGCGCGTACTCACCCTTGTGTTCTTCTGTTGCATCGCCAGCCTGGCTCAGGCCAACGATGAGGCCATGCAACGCTTTACCCGGCTCAACGCCGACCCGGTGTTGCGCGAGCAGGCCTATGCTGCCGGCCAGGAACGGATGCTCTTCTGCGGCAATTGCCACGGCGAGAATGGCAACAGCAAGCGTCCGTACATTCCCAACCTGGCCGAGCAGAACCCGGTGTACCTGTTCAACGCCTTCGAGAAGTTCGCCAGCGGCGAGCGCAAGGATTTCGTCATGTCCAAGCTGGCGCCGACCCTGACCCTGGAAGATCGGGTCAACGTCGCCATCTACTTCGGTCAGCAAAAGCTGCTGGCGCATAGCGAACCGGTCGATGCGGCGTTGCAGCAGCAGGGCGAGGTGATGTTCAAGACCATCTGCACCGGCTGCCACGGCGTGCATGCCGAGGGCCGCGACAACACACCGCGCCTGGCCGGCCAGCCGGCCGAGTACCTGCGCAAGGCGCTGACGCGTTTTCGCGACAAGGACCCGAGTCGCGCCGGCTCGGTGATGATGTCGATCGCCGCCGACTTCAGCGACGCACAAATCGGCGCCCTGGCGGCCTATCTGCAGCAGTTGCAGCCCTGA
- a CDS encoding CBS domain-containing protein yields the protein MNTAAIADYMTKDFATIRADMPVVEAARQLLRYPILGGPVTDAQGLLLGWISEQECLHVAIQVAYYNQRVATVRDIMRTDVLSVTAAMDAVALAQQMLGDKPKSYPVVDAGGKVIGVITRRHILKLLDKLMELPLSRSA from the coding sequence ATGAACACTGCCGCTATTGCCGATTACATGACCAAGGACTTTGCCACCATTCGCGCCGATATGCCGGTGGTGGAGGCGGCCAGGCAGCTGCTGCGTTATCCCATTCTCGGCGGGCCGGTCACCGATGCGCAGGGCCTGCTATTGGGCTGGATTTCCGAGCAGGAGTGCCTGCACGTGGCGATTCAGGTGGCTTATTACAATCAGCGAGTGGCCACGGTGCGCGACATCATGCGCACCGACGTGCTCAGCGTGACAGCGGCAATGGACGCCGTGGCACTGGCGCAGCAGATGCTCGGCGACAAGCCGAAGAGTTACCCGGTGGTCGATGCCGGCGGCAAGGTGATCGGGGTGATTACCCGCCGGCATATCCTCAAGTTGCTGGATAAGCTGATGGAATTGCCGCTTTCCCGCTCGGCCTGA
- a CDS encoding NYN domain-containing protein codes for MASKAHPQRQQQLLALLIDADNASAAIVEGLFEEIAKFGVASVKRIYGDWTQPNLGSWKKVLLDYSIQPIQQFAYTRGKNATDSALIIDAMDLLYTRRFDGFCLVSSDSDFTRLAARLREEGLTVYGFGEEKTPKPFVSACDKFIYTEILRADAVEAQPEPASSDDKPQPSVKSEQPDEPLKTPDKPKAQKVPVDFIAKVIEDIDDEDGWIQLGSLGSTISKLRPAFDARLYGFRKLSDLIKGHPKRFELQVRGSSAMGGEALYVRNRKVGK; via the coding sequence ATGGCCAGCAAAGCCCACCCGCAGCGTCAGCAACAGCTTCTGGCGCTGCTGATCGATGCCGACAACGCCTCCGCCGCCATCGTCGAAGGCTTGTTCGAGGAAATCGCCAAATTCGGCGTCGCCAGCGTCAAGCGCATCTACGGCGACTGGACCCAGCCCAACCTCGGTAGTTGGAAGAAGGTGCTGCTGGACTACTCGATCCAGCCGATCCAGCAATTCGCCTACACCCGTGGCAAGAACGCCACCGACAGCGCGCTGATCATCGACGCCATGGACCTGCTCTACACCCGGCGCTTCGATGGCTTCTGCCTGGTCTCCAGCGACAGCGACTTCACCCGCCTGGCCGCCCGCCTGCGCGAGGAAGGCCTGACCGTCTACGGCTTCGGCGAAGAGAAAACGCCCAAGCCGTTTGTCTCGGCCTGCGACAAGTTCATCTACACCGAAATCCTCCGCGCCGATGCGGTGGAAGCCCAACCAGAGCCGGCCAGCAGCGACGACAAACCCCAGCCAAGCGTGAAAAGCGAGCAGCCCGACGAACCGCTCAAGACACCGGACAAACCGAAAGCACAGAAGGTGCCGGTGGACTTTATCGCCAAGGTCATCGAAGACATCGACGACGAGGACGGCTGGATCCAGCTCGGCTCCCTCGGCTCGACCATCAGCAAACTACGTCCGGCGTTCGATGCACGACTGTATGGCTTCAGGAAACTCAGCGACTTGATCAAGGGCCATCCCAAGCGCTTCGAGTTGCAGGTACGCGGGAGCAGTGCGATGGGGGGCGAGGCGTTGTATGTGAGGAATCGGAAGGTGGGGAAGTAA
- a CDS encoding type I restriction endonuclease: MEFFEKLNSLSAKIRQQAAAIKTEEATKNAFVMPFINSVLGYDVFDPREVTPEFVCDVGTKKGEKIDYAILKDGEVQILIECKKIGEPLNVNHASQLFRYFHVTNARISILTNGQVYKFFTDLDAPNKMDEKPFLELDLLDIDEHAVPELIKLTKSAFDVDSIVNSAGELKYVSQIKKEIASQFSKPDDDFVKFFASRVYDGMITQKVREQFAELTRKAVAQFLSDQVNDRLKSAMSGALQPSYSAAAPTATEASAEQIDEPADDKIMTTLEELEGYHIVKAIVRSVVDAKRIIQRDTQSYFGILLDDNNRKPICRLHFNRMQKYIGIFDQEKTETRHPINSLDEIYDFSDQLKTTTGFYS, encoded by the coding sequence ATGGAATTCTTCGAAAAACTTAACAGTCTCTCCGCCAAGATTCGCCAACAGGCTGCAGCGATAAAAACGGAAGAAGCTACAAAAAATGCCTTTGTCATGCCATTCATCAACAGCGTGCTTGGCTACGACGTATTTGATCCTCGAGAAGTAACTCCAGAATTCGTCTGTGACGTAGGGACGAAGAAAGGTGAAAAGATTGACTACGCAATCCTGAAAGATGGCGAAGTTCAAATATTGATCGAATGTAAGAAAATTGGCGAGCCACTGAATGTCAATCACGCCTCCCAACTGTTTCGCTATTTCCATGTAACCAATGCTCGTATCTCCATCCTCACGAACGGCCAAGTCTACAAATTTTTTACTGACCTAGACGCCCCAAACAAGATGGACGAGAAGCCCTTTCTTGAACTGGACTTACTCGATATCGATGAACACGCCGTACCTGAACTAATAAAGCTCACAAAATCGGCTTTCGACGTTGACTCCATCGTCAACTCCGCGGGCGAACTTAAGTATGTCAGCCAAATAAAAAAAGAGATCGCATCCCAGTTCAGCAAACCTGATGATGACTTTGTAAAGTTCTTTGCCTCTCGCGTTTATGACGGAATGATCACGCAAAAAGTGCGTGAGCAATTCGCCGAACTGACCCGAAAGGCTGTTGCTCAATTTTTGAGCGACCAAGTGAACGATCGCTTGAAGTCAGCGATGAGCGGTGCGCTTCAACCCAGCTATAGCGCTGCCGCACCTACAGCAACCGAAGCCTCTGCAGAACAAATCGACGAGCCCGCAGACGACAAAATCATGACCACGCTTGAAGAGCTTGAGGGCTACCATATCGTTAAAGCGATTGTGCGTTCGGTTGTTGACGCGAAGCGAATTATCCAGCGTGACACCCAGAGTTACTTCGGCATTTTGTTGGACGACAATAACCGTAAACCGATTTGCCGCCTGCACTTTAATCGCATGCAAAAGTACATCGGTATCTTTGACCAAGAAAAAACCGAGACCCGCCACCCGATCAACTCACTGGACGAAATCTACGATTTTTCCGACCAGTTGAAAACAACCACCGGCTTTTACTCCTAA
- the rsxC gene encoding electron transport complex subunit RsxC: MSKHSLQSVERMQLPIRAQRQPQQKPFWRRLLAIAAPTQHSWRGGLKLRGYKQLSNTTPIAPVAVGTIQLAIPLQRGRRCAEPCVQPGQYVRKGEVIGIGDGNTPWVHASTSGIVEQVGLAFAADSAEPVMAVILNADSLDEWIERPVLGLPHTSEALVERALQMGIVGLGGAGFPTALKLAGAQQPDLLLINGAECEPFLTCDDRLMRERAEALIETADYLATLLGITQTRFGIETNKPEAMASLRAAARQARTHVEICPLPARYPAGGQPLMIKSLSGRNLAPGARPAEIGVLALNVATLYALGRAVFHAEPLISRVLTLTGGCEHPGNVEVPLGYPVSALREIAGADPAGRLTQVGGPMMGLPLPDPSAVISKTSSCLIFGAERYLPAAEPASSCIRCTRCVDVCPISLRPLDLYSAAERTDHATLQTLQLDACIECGSCSSVCPSNLPLRERFRQSKAELRK, translated from the coding sequence ATGTCTAAGCATTCGCTTCAGAGCGTCGAACGCATGCAGCTCCCCATCCGAGCCCAACGCCAACCGCAACAGAAACCCTTCTGGCGGCGCCTGCTCGCCATTGCCGCGCCCACTCAGCACAGCTGGCGCGGCGGACTCAAGCTCAGAGGCTACAAGCAGTTATCCAACACCACGCCGATTGCCCCAGTCGCGGTCGGCACAATACAGCTGGCGATCCCGCTCCAGCGCGGCCGCCGATGCGCCGAGCCCTGCGTGCAGCCGGGCCAGTACGTGCGCAAGGGCGAGGTGATCGGCATCGGCGATGGCAACACCCCTTGGGTGCATGCCAGCACCTCCGGCATCGTGGAGCAGGTCGGCCTCGCCTTCGCCGCCGACTCAGCCGAGCCGGTTATGGCCGTTATTCTGAACGCCGATAGTCTGGATGAGTGGATCGAACGCCCCGTGCTGGGGCTACCCCACACGTCCGAGGCGCTGGTCGAACGGGCGCTGCAGATGGGCATCGTTGGGCTGGGTGGCGCGGGTTTCCCGACCGCCCTCAAGCTGGCCGGCGCCCAGCAGCCCGACCTGCTGCTGATCAACGGCGCCGAATGTGAACCCTTCCTGACCTGCGATGACCGTCTCATGCGCGAACGCGCCGAGGCGCTAATCGAGACTGCCGACTACCTCGCCACCCTGCTGGGAATAACCCAGACCCGCTTCGGTATCGAAACCAACAAACCTGAGGCGATGGCCTCGTTGCGTGCCGCCGCCCGCCAGGCGCGTACCCACGTCGAGATCTGTCCGTTACCGGCGCGTTACCCGGCAGGCGGCCAACCGCTGATGATCAAGAGCCTGAGCGGTCGTAACCTGGCGCCGGGTGCCCGGCCGGCTGAGATCGGCGTGCTGGCGCTGAATGTCGCCACGCTTTACGCACTGGGCCGCGCGGTGTTCCACGCCGAGCCGCTGATATCACGGGTGTTGACGCTGACCGGGGGCTGTGAGCACCCCGGGAATGTCGAAGTGCCGCTTGGTTATCCGGTCAGCGCACTGCGCGAGATTGCCGGTGCCGATCCCGCGGGGCGTCTGACCCAGGTCGGCGGCCCGATGATGGGACTGCCACTACCGGACCCCAGCGCAGTCATCAGCAAGACCAGCAGCTGCCTGATATTTGGTGCCGAGCGCTACCTGCCGGCAGCCGAACCTGCGAGCAGTTGCATCCGCTGTACCCGCTGCGTAGATGTCTGCCCGATCTCGCTGAGACCCTTGGATCTCTACTCCGCGGCTGAGCGCACTGACCACGCGACATTGCAGACACTGCAGCTGGACGCCTGCATCGAGTGCGGCAGCTGCAGCAGCGTCTGCCCGAGCAATCTGCCGCTGCGCGAGCGCTTTCGCCAGAGCAAGGCGGAGCTGCGCAAATGA
- a CDS encoding RnfABCDGE type electron transport complex subunit D yields MSLILRPTPHRLRTLMLLVSLCLLPGTALYAWQFGIVVWLQAFWCVLLALGFEAAVLRLRGSDVRAGLGNLSWLVLGLILARALPLLVPLWMIALASFAAVVLCKYGSGGLGRNRLNPAMVGLGIIALCFYQLLYPAPSNLAPWTFTLDAKEVLLQQLQLAPRLSLDAFAGATQLALGEFTPTTPNLSGVGYIAGGLLLGILKVIRIEIPLAMLASTIALCLAAGHSPQESLYSLSLGGYLFTAFFIATDPVTSPDTPAGRILFGVTIGALTELIREFGLYADGLCFAVLAANLLAPQIDRLVLSVQRSWNSERPALQPQMA; encoded by the coding sequence ATGAGCCTGATACTCCGCCCTACCCCGCACCGCCTCAGGACGCTGATGCTGCTGGTCAGCCTGTGCCTGCTGCCGGGCACCGCCCTGTATGCCTGGCAATTCGGCATCGTGGTCTGGCTGCAGGCCTTCTGGTGCGTGCTGCTGGCCTTGGGCTTCGAAGCTGCTGTGCTGCGCCTGCGCGGGTCTGATGTGCGGGCGGGGCTGGGCAACCTGAGCTGGCTGGTATTAGGCCTGATTCTGGCTCGGGCACTGCCGCTGCTGGTGCCGCTATGGATGATCGCGCTGGCCAGCTTTGCCGCCGTCGTACTGTGTAAATACGGCAGTGGCGGCCTTGGCCGCAACCGCCTCAACCCCGCCATGGTTGGCCTGGGCATCATCGCCCTGTGTTTCTACCAACTGCTGTACCCCGCGCCATCGAACCTGGCCCCCTGGACCTTCACCCTGGACGCTAAAGAGGTTCTGCTGCAGCAGTTGCAACTGGCGCCACGCCTCAGCCTCGATGCATTCGCTGGTGCCACCCAACTGGCCCTGGGAGAGTTCACCCCAACCACCCCCAATTTGTCGGGGGTCGGCTATATAGCCGGCGGCTTACTGCTGGGCATCTTGAAGGTGATCCGCATCGAGATTCCGCTGGCGATGCTCGCCAGCACCATAGCGCTGTGCCTGGCAGCCGGCCATAGCCCACAGGAAAGCCTGTACAGCCTCAGCCTCGGCGGCTATCTGTTCACCGCTTTTTTCATTGCCACCGATCCGGTCACCAGTCCCGATACGCCTGCCGGCCGCATCCTGTTCGGCGTGACCATTGGTGCGTTGACCGAGCTGATTCGCGAATTCGGGCTGTATGCCGATGGTCTCTGCTTCGCCGTGCTCGCCGCCAATCTGCTGGCGCCGCAGATCGATCGCCTGGTGCTGAGCGTACAACGCTCCTGGAACAGCGAACGACCTGCACTACAACCACAGATGGCATAA
- a CDS encoding CoA-acylating methylmalonate-semialdehyde dehydrogenase: MSHIPHLINGERVAGTGRHADVFNPSTGEVIHQVALADRATIQQAIDAAKAAFPAWRKTPPAKRAQVMFRFKHLLEQHEAAIAKLISEEHGKTIEDATGELKRGIENVEFACAAPEILKGEYSRNVGPNIDAWSDMQPIGVVAGITPFNFPAMVPLWMYPLAIVCGNCFILKPSERDPSSTLYIAALLIEAGLPNGVMNVVHGDKEAVDALIEAPEVKALSFVGSTPIAEYIYSEGTKRGKRVQALGGAKNHAVLMPDADLDNAVSALMGAAYGSCGERCMAISVAVCVGDQIADALVQKITPQIHELKIGAGTSCGLDMGPLVTSAARDKVTGYIDAGVAAGAELVVDGRGLSVSGNENGYFLGGSLFDKVTSEMSIYTDEIFGPVLCIVRVGSLEDAMQLINDHEYGNGTCIFTRDGESARLFCDEIEVGMVGVNVPLPVPVAYHSFGGWKRSLFGDLHAYGPDGVRFYTRKKAITQRWPQRASHEAAQFAFPSNG, translated from the coding sequence ATGAGCCATATCCCGCACCTGATCAACGGCGAGCGCGTTGCCGGCACCGGCCGTCACGCCGACGTATTCAACCCCTCCACCGGCGAGGTGATCCACCAGGTCGCCCTGGCCGACCGCGCGACCATCCAGCAGGCCATCGACGCCGCTAAGGCCGCCTTCCCGGCCTGGCGCAAGACCCCGCCGGCCAAGCGCGCCCAGGTGATGTTCCGCTTCAAGCACCTGCTCGAGCAGCACGAAGCCGCGATCGCCAAGCTGATCAGCGAAGAACACGGCAAGACCATCGAGGACGCCACCGGCGAACTCAAGCGCGGCATCGAAAACGTCGAGTTCGCCTGCGCCGCCCCGGAAATACTCAAGGGTGAGTACAGCCGCAACGTCGGCCCCAATATCGACGCCTGGAGCGACATGCAGCCGATCGGCGTGGTGGCGGGGATTACTCCGTTCAACTTCCCGGCCATGGTGCCGTTGTGGATGTACCCGCTGGCCATCGTCTGCGGCAACTGCTTCATCCTCAAGCCGTCCGAGCGTGACCCCAGCTCGACCCTGTACATCGCCGCCCTGCTGATCGAAGCCGGCCTGCCGAATGGCGTGATGAACGTGGTGCACGGCGACAAGGAAGCGGTCGACGCGCTGATCGAAGCCCCGGAAGTCAAGGCCCTGAGCTTCGTCGGTTCGACCCCGATCGCCGAATACATCTACAGCGAAGGCACCAAGCGCGGCAAGCGCGTGCAGGCCCTCGGCGGAGCGAAGAACCACGCGGTACTGATGCCCGACGCGGATCTGGACAACGCCGTCAGCGCCCTGATGGGCGCGGCCTACGGTTCCTGCGGCGAGCGCTGCATGGCCATCTCGGTCGCCGTGTGCGTGGGTGACCAGATCGCCGATGCCCTGGTGCAGAAGATTACCCCGCAGATTCACGAACTGAAGATCGGCGCCGGCACCTCCTGCGGCCTCGATATGGGCCCGCTGGTCACCAGCGCCGCCCGCGACAAGGTCACAGGCTACATCGACGCTGGCGTCGCCGCCGGTGCCGAGCTGGTGGTCGACGGCCGTGGCCTGAGTGTCAGCGGCAACGAGAACGGCTACTTCCTCGGCGGCAGCCTGTTCGACAAGGTCACCTCGGAGATGAGCATCTACACCGACGAGATCTTCGGTCCGGTGCTGTGCATCGTCCGCGTGGGCAGCCTGGAAGACGCCATGCAGCTGATCAACGACCACGAATACGGCAACGGCACCTGCATCTTCACCCGCGACGGCGAGTCGGCGCGGCTGTTCTGCGACGAGATCGAAGTCGGCATGGTCGGCGTCAACGTGCCCTTGCCGGTGCCGGTGGCCTACCACAGCTTCGGCGGCTGGAAGCGTTCGCTGTTCGGCGATTTGCATGCCTACGGTCCGGACGGTGTGCGCTTCTACACTCGCAAGAAGGCCATCACCCAGCGCTGGCCGCAGCGCGCCTCGCATGAAGCCGCGCAGTTTGCCTTTCCCAGCAATGGTTAA
- a CDS encoding aspartate aminotransferase family protein, whose amino-acid sequence MNMPQTATPPLASQLKLDAHWMPFTANRNFQRDPRFIVAAEGSWLTDESGRKVYDSLSGLWTCGAGHSRKEIQEAVAKQLGTLDYSPGFQYGHPLAFQLAEQLVELVPDGLNHVFFTSSGSECADTSVKMAKAYWRLKGQPAKTKFIGRARGYHGVNIAGTSLGGMGGNRKMYGQFMDVDHLPHTLQAGLEYTKGMAATGGVELANELLKLIELHDASNIAAVIVEPMSGSAGVIVPPVGYLPRLREICTQHNILLIFDEVITAFGRMGKWSGAEYFGVTPDIMNTAKQITNGAIPLGAVIASSEIYNTFMQQATPEHMVEFTHGYTYSAHPVACAAGLASLELLKRESLVQQAAELAPQFESALHGLKGSKHVLDIRNCGLAGAIQIAPRDGDAIIRPFEAGMALWKAGFYVRFGGDSLQFGPTFNAKMEDLDRVFNAVGETLNTLD is encoded by the coding sequence ATGAACATGCCGCAGACCGCCACCCCGCCATTGGCCAGCCAGCTCAAGCTGGATGCGCACTGGATGCCGTTTACCGCCAATCGCAACTTTCAGCGCGACCCGCGCTTTATCGTCGCCGCCGAAGGCAGCTGGCTGACCGACGAGAGCGGGCGCAAGGTCTACGACAGCCTGTCCGGCCTGTGGACCTGTGGCGCCGGTCATTCGCGCAAGGAAATCCAGGAGGCGGTGGCCAAGCAGCTCGGCACCCTCGACTACTCGCCGGGCTTCCAATACGGCCATCCTTTGGCCTTCCAGTTGGCCGAGCAACTGGTCGAGCTGGTCCCGGATGGCTTGAACCATGTGTTCTTCACCAGTTCCGGTTCCGAGTGTGCCGACACCTCGGTGAAGATGGCCAAGGCCTACTGGCGCCTCAAGGGCCAACCGGCCAAGACCAAGTTCATCGGCCGCGCCCGTGGCTACCACGGCGTCAATATCGCCGGCACCAGCCTCGGTGGCATGGGTGGCAACCGCAAGATGTACGGCCAGTTCATGGACGTCGACCACCTGCCGCACACCCTGCAGGCGGGTCTGGAGTACACCAAGGGCATGGCTGCGACCGGCGGCGTCGAGCTGGCCAACGAGCTGCTCAAGCTGATCGAGTTGCACGACGCCTCGAACATCGCCGCGGTGATAGTCGAGCCGATGTCCGGCTCGGCCGGGGTCATAGTGCCGCCGGTGGGCTACCTGCCGCGACTGCGCGAGATCTGCACGCAGCACAACATCCTGCTGATCTTCGATGAAGTGATCACCGCATTCGGGCGCATGGGCAAATGGAGCGGCGCCGAGTACTTCGGCGTCACCCCGGACATCATGAACACCGCCAAGCAGATCACCAACGGTGCGATCCCCTTGGGCGCGGTCATCGCCTCCAGCGAGATCTACAACACCTTTATGCAGCAGGCTACGCCCGAGCACATGGTCGAGTTCACCCACGGCTACACCTATTCCGCCCACCCGGTGGCCTGCGCCGCCGGCCTGGCCTCGCTGGAACTGCTCAAGCGCGAGAGCCTGGTGCAGCAAGCCGCCGAGCTGGCGCCGCAGTTCGAAAGTGCCCTGCATGGCCTGAAAGGCAGCAAGCACGTCCTCGACATCCGCAACTGCGGCCTGGCCGGCGCGATCCAGATCGCTCCGCGTGACGGCGATGCGATTATCCGTCCATTCGAGGCCGGCATGGCCCTGTGGAAGGCCGGTTTCTACGTGCGCTTCGGCGGTGACTCCCTGCAGTTCGGACCCACCTTCAACGCCAAGATGGAAGACCTCGACCGCGTATTCAATGCGGTTGGCGAGACCCTGAACACGCTGGACTGA
- a CDS encoding LysR family transcriptional regulator: protein MSTRRPDPLAQVSDFDIRLLKLFRSVAECGGFSAAESVLGIGRSAISQQMSDLEQRLGLRLCQRGRAGFALTEEGREVYQSTQQLLAALESFRTEVNGLHQHLRGELNIGLTDNLVTVPHMRITNALARLKERGPDVRIHIRMTPPSEVEQGVLDGRLHIGVVPQAGALSGLDYQALYDERSLLYCAVGHPLFYVDDQQLEDQRLNAQDAIAPTFRLPPDVQSHYQALNCTASASDREGMAFLILTGRFIGYLPDHYAAAWVQQGRLRALKADSRFYDVNLAAVTRKGRRPHLVLESFLEALEASG, encoded by the coding sequence ATGAGCACACGCCGCCCCGATCCCCTGGCCCAGGTCAGCGACTTCGATATTCGCCTGCTCAAGCTGTTTCGCAGCGTGGCGGAATGCGGCGGCTTTTCCGCCGCCGAGAGCGTGCTGGGGATTGGCCGCTCGGCAATCAGCCAGCAGATGAGCGACCTCGAACAGCGCCTCGGCTTGCGCCTGTGCCAGCGCGGTCGCGCGGGGTTCGCCCTGACCGAGGAAGGCCGCGAGGTGTACCAGTCGACCCAGCAACTGCTGGCGGCGCTGGAGAGCTTTCGCACCGAGGTCAACGGCCTGCATCAGCACCTGCGCGGCGAGCTGAATATCGGCCTGACCGACAACCTGGTGACGGTGCCGCATATGCGCATCACCAACGCCCTGGCGCGCCTCAAGGAACGCGGCCCGGACGTGCGCATCCATATCCGCATGACCCCGCCGAGCGAGGTCGAGCAAGGCGTGCTCGACGGCCGCCTGCATATCGGCGTGGTGCCCCAGGCCGGCGCACTGTCCGGGCTGGACTACCAGGCGCTGTACGACGAGCGCTCGCTGCTCTACTGCGCGGTCGGCCATCCGCTGTTCTATGTCGACGACCAGCAGCTTGAGGATCAGCGCTTGAATGCCCAGGACGCCATCGCGCCGACCTTCCGCCTGCCGCCCGACGTGCAGAGCCACTACCAGGCACTCAACTGCACCGCCAGCGCCTCGGACCGCGAGGGCATGGCCTTCCTGATCCTCACCGGCCGTTTCATCGGCTACCTGCCCGACCACTACGCAGCCGCCTGGGTCCAGCAGGGCCGCCTGCGCGCACTGAAAGCGGACTCGCGCTTTTATGACGTCAACCTGGCCGCCGTCACCCGCAAGGGCCGCCGGCCGCACCTGGTGCTGGAGAGCTTTCTCGAGGCGCTGGAAGCGAGCGGCTGA